The following coding sequences lie in one Miscanthus floridulus cultivar M001 chromosome 9, ASM1932011v1, whole genome shotgun sequence genomic window:
- the LOC136482663 gene encoding uncharacterized protein isoform X1, with protein MAFAGSTDDSAEDYSAAATVVRFDPPLPLFRAPVPSPASGDGPVVLAFRDAASWRAASPSASFIPVDEENKPLPGIWSSVVRVGRAI; from the exons ATGGCCTTCGCGGGCAGCACCGACGACTCGGCGGAAGATTATTCCGCGGCGGCCACCGTGGTGCGCTTCGACCCTCCGCTCCCTCTCTTCCGCGCGCCCGTCCCCTCCCCGGCCTCCGGCGACGGCCCCGTCGTCCTCGCCTTCCGCGACGCCGCCAGCTGGCGAGCCGCGTCTCCCAGTGCGAG TTTCATCCCAGTTGACGAAGAGAACAAACCACTTCCTGGCATCTGGAGTTCAGTGGTCAGGGTTGGCCGTGCTATATAA